DNA from Ruficoccus amylovorans:
CGTGGGGTCGGCGAGAAAGTCCGCCAACAAGGCCAAGACCAAGGCCCAGTTCACCGGCTACGCCAATGCCATTCAGAGCTTTAAAAGCACTTATGGCTACTGGCCGGAATTCTTCACCAGTGATGCGACCTCCTACAATGTCGGTAGCAACACAGCTGAGTTCGTTAACACCCTCTCCGGGCGTAATATCACGAACGGCAACCCGATCCAGGAAGGTGGAAATCGCCGGGCGGTTCCGTTTTACTCCTTTGCCGAAGATGAATTTGACCCGGATGAGACCACCGATACATTGGTGGACGCCTTTCGTAATCCCAATATCATCATTAAGGTGGATTACAATAACGACGGGCAGATCACCGGCCTCCCTAACCCCAGCACCGGTAGTGGGAGCAGTGAAACCGTTCGCGCCAAGGTCGCCATCTACAGCGACACGAGCAACTTCGCCGAAGGCGAAGGCGTCTACTCCTGGGACTAATCTGATATGAGACATTCCCCATCCAGTGCCGCTCGCGGCTTTACTCTGGTCGAGCTTTTGGCGGTCATCGGGATCATCGCCGTCATGGCGACGGTCATCGGCGTCTCATTGGGGGGCGGTAACGCCAGCGCCTCCCTTGGCAGCAGCCAGCGCATCGCGGCCGGTGTTTTTCAGTCGGCCCGTTCCATCGCTGTGCTCAAGCAGACGCAGACCAAGGTTGTTGTTTACGAGAGTGGCGACACAGGTATCGATCCGGGAAAGTATCTGCGCTTTCTCCAGGTTATTTACAAGACGACGGATTCTTCCGGTGCCGACGTTTGGGTGGCCGCGAACGCCGGGACCTACCTTCCGCAG
Protein-coding regions in this window:
- a CDS encoding prepilin-type N-terminal cleavage/methylation domain-containing protein, which codes for MRHSPSSAARGFTLVELLAVIGIIAVMATVIGVSLGGGNASASLGSSQRIAAGVFQSARSIAVLKQTQTKVVVYESGDTGIDPGKYLRFLQVIYKTTDSSGADVWVAANAGTYLPQGVYYVPRTGGFDSSVLTIASETATGGAMTSDNVTFRPVEGSTVSVRVTGYVYEFDSNGLSNNNGDTVVFAAGTVSGYDGTTGAPRLTFDNQYAVTGFYIRKTGSVILADFDDLNNI
- a CDS encoding prepilin-type N-terminal cleavage/methylation domain-containing protein encodes the protein MKKTLRPRRRGFTLIELLTVIAVIGILASILIPTVGSARKSANKAKTKAQFTGYANAIQSFKSTYGYWPEFFTSDATSYNVGSNTAEFVNTLSGRNITNGNPIQEGGNRRAVPFYSFAEDEFDPDETTDTLVDAFRNPNIIIKVDYNNDGQITGLPNPSTGSGSSETVRAKVAIYSDTSNFAEGEGVYSWD